Proteins encoded within one genomic window of Saccharopolyspora pogona:
- a CDS encoding uroporphyrinogen-III synthase yields MTDELAGYTVAVTAARRADELGSLLERRGARVVHGPALRILPLADDTELRRASHDCITDPPDVVVATTGIGFRGWIEAAEGWGMGTELLEALRPARLLARGPKARGAVRAAGLPDSWSPTSESSAELLEHLLDQPLAGVRVAVQLHGRPLPDFVEALHCAGAKVIEIPVYRWTAPADITALDGLLTSVCAREIDAVTFTSAPAAASMLSLAAQRRCRDELLAALRGPVLVACVGPVTHAPLADHGVPAVIPQRFRIGALVRSLCDALPSRSPMLPVNGRELQVRGHAAVVDGVVKPLSPQGKTLLQTLAERPGRVISRRSLAEALSGAGNVPDEHAVEQAVARLRAALGAPELVQTVIKRGYRLPLEPMRDAPRCVDPQP; encoded by the coding sequence TTGACCGACGAACTCGCTGGTTACACCGTCGCCGTGACCGCGGCGCGGCGGGCCGACGAGCTCGGTTCCCTGCTGGAGCGCCGCGGCGCGCGGGTCGTGCACGGCCCCGCGCTGCGGATCCTCCCGCTGGCCGACGACACCGAGCTGCGCCGGGCGAGCCACGACTGCATCACCGACCCGCCGGACGTGGTCGTGGCGACTACCGGCATCGGCTTCCGGGGCTGGATCGAGGCGGCCGAGGGCTGGGGCATGGGCACCGAGCTGCTCGAGGCGTTGCGCCCCGCGCGGCTGCTGGCCCGCGGGCCGAAGGCGCGCGGTGCGGTCCGCGCCGCCGGGCTGCCCGATTCGTGGTCGCCTACCTCGGAGTCCTCCGCGGAGCTGCTGGAACACCTGCTCGACCAGCCGCTGGCCGGTGTTCGGGTCGCGGTGCAGCTGCACGGCCGGCCGCTGCCGGACTTCGTCGAGGCGCTGCACTGCGCGGGTGCGAAGGTCATCGAGATCCCGGTGTACCGGTGGACCGCGCCCGCCGACATCACCGCGCTGGACGGCCTGCTGACCTCGGTGTGCGCGCGGGAGATCGACGCGGTGACGTTCACCAGCGCGCCCGCGGCGGCCAGCATGCTGTCGCTGGCCGCCCAGCGGCGCTGCCGGGACGAGCTGCTCGCCGCCCTTCGCGGGCCAGTGCTGGTCGCCTGCGTCGGGCCGGTGACGCATGCCCCGCTGGCCGATCACGGCGTGCCCGCGGTGATCCCGCAGCGGTTCCGCATCGGCGCGCTGGTGCGCTCGCTGTGCGACGCGCTGCCGAGCCGCTCGCCGATGTTGCCGGTCAACGGCCGGGAACTCCAGGTCCGCGGGCACGCCGCGGTCGTCGACGGAGTGGTGAAACCGCTTTCTCCGCAGGGCAAAACGCTGCTCCAGACGCTCGCGGAGCGGCCTGGTCGGGTGATCTCGCGGCGCAGCCTGGCCGAGGCGCTCAGCGGCGCCGGGAATGTGCCCGATGAGCACGCCGTGGAACAGGCCGTCGCCCGGTTGCGGGCCGCGCTGGGCGCGCCCGAGCTGGTGCAGACCGTGATCAAGCGCGGATACCGACTTCCGCTGGAACCGATGAGGGATGCCCCGCGATGCGTCGATCCGCAACCCTGA
- a CDS encoding sirohydrochlorin chelatase codes for MRRSATLTPPLLLVAHGTRDPAGPRVVERLAGAAADRLRVPVHVAYVDVIGPTVAAALSEVDGPVVALPAFLAAGYHVRTDLPEQIAASGREDVVVSAPLGPASEIIEAMLRRLVAAGWQPGDRVVFAAAGSSDERALSDVRAAARMLGRRVGRWLTPSYVTTASPATADVCGPADYIAPYLLAPGLFHRRLAELPAAGVAEPIGAHPDVIDLMARRYRLAVRDHVSAA; via the coding sequence ATGCGTCGATCCGCAACCCTGACTCCCCCGCTGCTGTTGGTCGCCCACGGCACCCGCGATCCCGCCGGGCCGCGGGTGGTCGAACGCCTCGCCGGTGCTGCGGCCGACCGCCTACGGGTGCCGGTGCACGTTGCGTACGTGGACGTCATCGGCCCGACCGTCGCAGCGGCCCTGAGCGAGGTCGACGGACCGGTGGTCGCGCTGCCCGCGTTCCTCGCGGCCGGTTACCACGTGCGCACCGACCTACCGGAGCAGATCGCCGCCAGCGGGCGCGAGGACGTGGTGGTCAGCGCCCCGCTCGGGCCGGCCTCGGAGATCATCGAGGCGATGCTGCGGCGGCTGGTCGCCGCCGGTTGGCAACCCGGGGACCGGGTCGTGTTCGCGGCGGCCGGGTCGTCGGACGAGCGAGCGCTGTCCGACGTGCGCGCCGCAGCGCGGATGCTCGGCCGCCGCGTCGGCCGGTGGTTGACCCCGAGCTACGTCACTACCGCCTCGCCCGCGACCGCCGACGTCTGCGGCCCGGCGGACTACATCGCTCCGTACCTGCTGGCACCAGGGCTGTTCCACCGCCGGCTCGCGGAGCTGCCGGCGGCCGGCGTCGCGGAGCCGATCGGCGCGCACCCGGACGTGATCGACCTGATGGCCCGCCGCTACCGGCTGGCGGTGCGCGACCACGTTTCCGCCGCCTGA
- a CDS encoding EamA family transporter yields MRNLTDNAKSAGVAIAIVSAFCFGGSGPFAKPLITAGFTPLQVAWLRLAGGALLMLPFVIRYAPAVRRVPKLLVGYGLFAIAGVQVFYFAAIATVPVGVALLIEFLGPVMVLGWIRFVRRKPVTRSAAIGVAVAMVGLGCVVELWSGLSFDPIGLLLALGAAGCQTTYFLLSDSGPEVNPLALAGFGLLLGAGIVTLLAQPWELDWALLLGQVQLAGHEFPALFAVGWIVVLSTVLAYLTGIIAVRRLSPQVAGAVAFLEPVIATVLAWALLAEALGPIQLVGGALILAGAFIAQRAAPAKTQGSELAGV; encoded by the coding sequence ATGCGCAACCTGACCGACAACGCGAAGTCCGCCGGCGTGGCGATCGCGATCGTCTCCGCTTTCTGCTTCGGCGGTTCCGGACCGTTCGCGAAGCCGCTGATCACTGCGGGGTTCACCCCGCTGCAGGTGGCTTGGCTGAGGTTGGCCGGGGGCGCGCTGCTGATGCTCCCGTTCGTGATCCGCTACGCGCCGGCCGTGCGCCGGGTGCCGAAGCTGCTCGTCGGGTACGGCCTGTTCGCCATCGCCGGGGTGCAGGTCTTCTACTTCGCCGCGATCGCCACCGTGCCGGTCGGGGTGGCGCTGCTGATCGAATTCCTCGGCCCGGTGATGGTGCTGGGCTGGATCCGGTTCGTCCGCCGGAAGCCGGTGACCCGCTCGGCGGCCATCGGCGTGGCCGTCGCGATGGTCGGCCTGGGGTGCGTGGTGGAGCTGTGGTCGGGGTTGAGCTTCGACCCGATCGGCCTGCTGCTCGCGCTGGGCGCGGCGGGCTGCCAGACCACCTACTTCCTGTTGTCGGACAGCGGGCCCGAGGTCAACCCGCTCGCCCTCGCGGGCTTCGGGCTGCTGCTGGGTGCCGGGATCGTCACGCTGCTCGCGCAGCCGTGGGAGCTGGACTGGGCGCTGCTGCTCGGCCAGGTCCAGCTGGCCGGGCACGAGTTCCCCGCGCTGTTCGCGGTCGGCTGGATCGTCGTGCTGAGCACGGTCCTGGCGTACCTGACCGGGATCATCGCGGTGCGCCGCCTGTCGCCGCAGGTGGCAGGTGCGGTCGCGTTCCTGGAGCCGGTGATCGCCACGGTGCTGGCGTGGGCGCTGCTCGCCGAGGCGTTGGGGCCGATCCAGCTGGTCGGTGGGGCGCTGATCCTCGCTGGCGCGTTCATCGCGCAGCGTGCGGCACCGGCGAAGACCCAGGGGTCCGAGCTCGCGGGAGTTTAG
- the acnA gene encoding aconitate hydratase AcnA, translating to MELNVTAPASKDSFGARGTLNVGDASYEVFRLSAVDGAQRLPYSLKILLENLLRAEDGANITADHVRALANWDAKAEPATEIQFTPARVIMQDFTGVPCVVDLATMREAVSDLGGDTSKVNPLAPAELVIDHSVIIDVFGRPDAFERNVEFEYGRNKERYQFLRWGQGAFDEFKVVPPGTGIVHQVNIEHLARTVMARGGQAYPDSCVGTDSHTTMVNGLGVLGWGVGGIEAEAAMLGQPVSMLIPRVVGFKLTGEIPAGATATDVVLTITEMLRKHGVVGKFVEFYGSGVASVPLANRATIGNMSPEFGSTCAIFPIDDETVRYLKLTGRSAEQVALVEAYAKEQDLWHDPSHEPEYSEYLELDLSTVVPSIAGPKRPQDRIVLAEAKQSFRTTLTDYAKVETADDKALDEAGEESFPASDAPALTHHESAPQIVSAANGSNGRISKPVKIASEELGEFELDHGAVVIASITSCTNTSNPSVMLGAALLARNAVDKGLTRKPWVKTSMAPGSQVVTDYYEKAGLWPYLEKLGFHLVGYGCTTCIGNSGPLPEEISAAVQDNDLSVVSVLSGNRNFEGRINPDVKMNYLASPPLVIAYALAGSMDFDFENDPLGTDTEGKPVYLRDIWPLPQEVQDVIDSAITNEMFTKSYEDVFKGDERWKSLPTPEGQTFEWDADSTYVRKPPYFEGMAMEPAPVTDISGARVLALLGDSVTTDHISPAGAIKPDSPAGKYLTDHGIDRKDFNSYGSRRGNHEVMIRGTFANIRLRNLLLDDVQGGYTRDFTQDGAPQAFIYDAAQNYAAQDIPLVVLGGKEYGSGSSRDWAAKGTRLLGVRAVIAESFERIHRSNLIGMGVIPLQFPEGRSAKSLGLDGTETFDFAGITKLNEGETPETVKVTATKADGSTVEFDAKVRIDTPGEADYFRDGGILQYVLRKMIRS from the coding sequence ATGGAGTTGAACGTGACTGCACCTGCGAGCAAGGACAGCTTCGGCGCCCGCGGCACGCTGAACGTCGGTGACGCCTCTTACGAGGTGTTCCGGCTCAGCGCGGTCGACGGCGCGCAGCGGCTGCCCTACAGCCTCAAGATCCTCCTGGAAAACCTGCTGCGCGCCGAGGACGGCGCGAACATCACCGCCGACCACGTGCGTGCCCTCGCCAACTGGGACGCCAAGGCCGAGCCCGCCACCGAAATCCAGTTCACCCCGGCCCGGGTGATCATGCAGGATTTCACCGGCGTGCCCTGCGTGGTCGACCTGGCCACCATGCGCGAGGCGGTGTCCGACCTCGGCGGCGACACCTCCAAGGTCAACCCGCTGGCCCCGGCCGAGCTGGTGATCGACCACTCGGTGATCATCGACGTGTTCGGCAGGCCGGACGCCTTCGAGCGCAACGTCGAATTCGAGTACGGCCGCAACAAGGAACGCTACCAGTTCCTGCGCTGGGGCCAGGGCGCCTTCGACGAGTTCAAGGTCGTCCCCCCGGGCACCGGCATCGTGCACCAGGTCAACATCGAGCACCTGGCCCGCACCGTGATGGCCCGGGGCGGCCAGGCCTACCCGGACAGCTGCGTGGGCACCGACTCGCACACCACCATGGTCAACGGCCTGGGCGTGCTGGGCTGGGGCGTCGGCGGCATCGAGGCCGAGGCCGCGATGCTCGGCCAGCCGGTGTCGATGCTCATCCCGCGCGTCGTCGGCTTCAAGCTCACCGGCGAGATCCCGGCCGGCGCCACCGCCACCGACGTGGTGCTGACGATCACCGAAATGCTGCGCAAGCACGGCGTCGTCGGCAAGTTCGTCGAATTTTACGGTTCCGGCGTCGCCTCGGTGCCGCTGGCCAACCGCGCCACCATCGGCAACATGAGCCCGGAGTTCGGCTCCACCTGCGCGATCTTCCCGATCGACGACGAGACCGTCCGCTACCTCAAGCTCACCGGTCGCTCCGCCGAGCAGGTCGCCCTGGTCGAGGCCTACGCCAAGGAACAGGACCTCTGGCACGACCCGAGCCACGAGCCGGAGTACTCCGAGTACCTGGAGCTCGACCTGTCCACTGTGGTCCCGTCCATCGCCGGGCCGAAGCGCCCGCAGGACCGGATCGTGCTGGCCGAGGCCAAGCAGTCGTTCCGCACCACGCTGACCGACTACGCCAAGGTCGAGACCGCCGACGACAAGGCGCTCGACGAGGCCGGTGAGGAGTCCTTCCCCGCCAGCGACGCCCCGGCACTCACCCACCACGAGTCCGCGCCGCAGATCGTCTCGGCCGCCAACGGCTCGAACGGCCGGATCTCCAAGCCGGTCAAGATCGCCTCGGAGGAGCTCGGCGAGTTCGAGCTGGACCACGGCGCCGTGGTGATCGCCTCGATCACCTCCTGCACCAACACCTCCAACCCGTCGGTGATGCTGGGCGCGGCGCTGCTGGCCCGCAACGCCGTCGACAAGGGCCTGACCCGCAAGCCGTGGGTGAAGACCTCGATGGCCCCCGGCTCGCAGGTCGTCACCGACTACTACGAGAAGGCCGGTCTCTGGCCGTACCTGGAGAAGCTGGGCTTCCACCTGGTTGGCTACGGCTGCACCACCTGCATCGGCAACTCCGGCCCGCTGCCGGAGGAGATCTCCGCCGCGGTGCAGGACAACGACCTGTCGGTGGTCTCGGTGTTGTCGGGCAACCGGAACTTCGAGGGCCGGATCAACCCCGACGTCAAGATGAACTACCTGGCCTCGCCGCCGCTGGTGATCGCCTACGCGCTCGCGGGCTCGATGGACTTCGACTTCGAGAACGACCCGCTAGGCACCGACACCGAGGGCAAGCCTGTCTACCTGCGCGACATCTGGCCGTTGCCGCAGGAGGTCCAGGACGTCATCGACTCGGCGATCACCAACGAGATGTTCACCAAGTCCTACGAGGACGTCTTCAAGGGCGACGAGCGGTGGAAGTCGCTGCCCACCCCGGAGGGCCAGACCTTCGAATGGGACGCCGACTCAACCTACGTGCGCAAGCCCCCGTACTTCGAGGGCATGGCGATGGAACCGGCTCCGGTCACCGACATCTCCGGTGCCCGCGTGCTCGCGCTGCTCGGCGACTCGGTCACCACCGACCACATCTCGCCGGCCGGCGCGATCAAGCCGGACTCGCCTGCGGGCAAGTACCTCACCGACCACGGCATCGACCGCAAGGACTTCAACTCCTACGGTTCCCGCCGCGGTAACCACGAGGTGATGATCCGGGGCACCTTCGCCAACATCCGGCTGCGCAACCTGCTGCTGGACGACGTGCAGGGCGGCTACACCCGGGACTTCACCCAGGACGGCGCCCCGCAGGCGTTCATCTACGACGCCGCGCAGAACTACGCCGCCCAGGACATCCCGCTGGTGGTGCTCGGCGGCAAGGAATACGGCTCCGGTTCGTCCCGCGACTGGGCCGCCAAGGGCACCCGGCTACTCGGGGTCCGCGCCGTCATCGCCGAGTCCTTCGAGCGCATCCACCGCTCGAACCTGATCGGCATGGGCGTCATCCCGCTGCAGTTCCCGGAGGGTCGGTCCGCCAAGTCCCTGGGTCTGGACGGCACCGAGACCTTCGACTTCGCGGGCATTACCAAGCTCAACGAGGGCGAGACCCCGGAGACCGTGAAGGTGACCGCGACCAAGGCCGACGGCTCCACCGTGGAGTTCGACGCCAAGGTCCGCATCGACACCCCCGGTGAGGCGGACTACTTCCGCGACGGCGGCATCCTGCAGTACGTGCTGCGCAAGATGATCCGCTCCTGA
- a CDS encoding MmyB family transcriptional regulator gives MDKRELAAFRAPGGNRSPRTWACRSGRGVAPPACGARLRSADARYPDDPGIRALVAELRDASPGFAHLWESHQVHTPHQLPKTMNHLVVGPLELNCDVLVVPEQDQHLVIYTAEPGSPSDHAMQLLKVIGTQRMDVPT, from the coding sequence GTGGACAAGCGTGAACTCGCGGCTTTCCGCGCGCCCGGCGGGAATCGCAGCCCTCGGACGTGGGCCTGCCGGTCGGGCCGCGGCGTCGCACCCCCGGCCTGCGGCGCGAGGTTGCGCTCGGCCGACGCGCGTTATCCCGACGATCCGGGAATCCGCGCGCTGGTTGCGGAACTCCGCGACGCCAGCCCCGGTTTCGCCCACCTCTGGGAATCCCACCAGGTGCACACCCCGCACCAGCTCCCCAAGACCATGAACCACCTGGTCGTCGGCCCCCTGGAGCTCAACTGCGATGTCTTGGTGGTGCCCGAACAGGACCAGCACCTGGTCATCTACACGGCCGAACCGGGCAGCCCATCCGACCACGCGATGCAGCTACTCAAGGTCATCGGCACCCAACGAATGGACGTCCCGACCTGA
- a CDS encoding class I SAM-dependent methyltransferase — MRKPNLVGAVAPSSPNLAREMAAVVPTAGRPVVVELGPGTGALSSGIAQRLPVGGRQVAIEVDSGMVEYLRAELPWLEVIQGDASRLGDLLADAGIDKVDAVVSGLPWSIFPAKLQQDILDQVGAVLAPGGAFTTFAYVHALSMTGARQFRRRLDLSFDEVLTSHTVWRNIPPARIYVCRRPRPRQD; from the coding sequence GTGCGCAAGCCGAACCTGGTCGGTGCGGTCGCGCCCAGCTCGCCGAACCTCGCTCGCGAGATGGCGGCCGTGGTGCCGACCGCCGGCAGACCAGTGGTGGTGGAGCTGGGACCCGGCACCGGCGCGCTCAGCAGCGGGATCGCCCAGCGGCTGCCCGTTGGCGGCCGCCAGGTGGCGATCGAGGTGGACTCCGGCATGGTCGAGTACCTGCGCGCGGAACTGCCGTGGCTGGAGGTGATCCAGGGCGACGCTTCCCGACTCGGCGACCTGCTGGCCGATGCGGGCATCGACAAGGTCGACGCGGTGGTCAGCGGCCTACCGTGGTCGATCTTCCCGGCCAAGCTGCAGCAGGACATCCTGGACCAGGTCGGCGCGGTCCTCGCGCCCGGCGGCGCCTTCACGACCTTCGCCTACGTGCACGCCCTGAGCATGACCGGCGCCCGGCAGTTCCGCCGCCGCCTGGACCTGAGCTTCGACGAGGTGCTGACCTCGCACACGGTGTGGCGCAACATCCCGCCCGCCCGCATCTACGTCTGCCGCCGCCCCCGCCCCCGCCAGGACTGA
- a CDS encoding FAD-dependent oxidoreductase, which produces MERIDVVVIGAGQAGLTGSYHLQRTGIDHVVLDHGDGPGGAWRRRWPSLRQPRRSSGGPRNRLAAADKIKKTLIGPAQGPNAL; this is translated from the coding sequence GTGGAGCGCATCGATGTCGTGGTGATCGGGGCCGGTCAGGCAGGGCTGACGGGCTCCTACCACCTGCAGCGAACCGGCATCGACCACGTGGTGCTCGACCACGGCGACGGGCCGGGCGGCGCGTGGCGGCGCCGCTGGCCGTCGCTGCGCCAACCGCGCCGGTCGAGCGGCGGCCCGCGAAATCGGCTCGCCGCTGCGGACAAGATCAAGAAAACCTTGATCGGGCCTGCCCAGGGACCTAATGCTCTGTGA
- a CDS encoding SAM-dependent methyltransferase, translating into MNTRSWWAQGVDVAKPSSARVYDVHLGGSHNFQVDRDLAEKAAEMMPSLPSVLRANRSFLRRVVRHLAGLGVRQFLDLGSGIPTVGNVHEIAQQMAPDCRVVYVDSDLVAVSHSRSILCGNDRTVAIRADFRVVDQVLDDPEVRSMLDFGEPIAVLFFAVLHFVPDADDPVSIVSSYVDRLPRGSYLAISHACSDDVQESTREAAEMYSERIGGFHMRPKAQIAAMFGDLEMLEPGLVDLTEWRPDSPEMPPGGKPWTGPGGVGRKH; encoded by the coding sequence GTGAACACGCGGTCGTGGTGGGCGCAGGGGGTCGACGTGGCGAAACCCAGCTCGGCGCGTGTTTACGACGTGCACCTGGGTGGTTCGCACAACTTCCAGGTCGACCGGGACCTGGCGGAGAAGGCGGCGGAGATGATGCCGTCGCTGCCCTCGGTGTTGCGGGCCAACCGGTCGTTCCTGCGCCGGGTGGTCCGCCACCTGGCCGGCCTGGGCGTCCGGCAGTTCCTGGACCTGGGCTCGGGAATCCCGACGGTGGGCAACGTGCACGAGATCGCCCAGCAGATGGCCCCGGACTGCCGGGTCGTCTACGTCGACAGCGATCTGGTCGCGGTCTCGCACAGCCGGTCCATCCTGTGTGGCAACGACCGGACGGTCGCCATCCGCGCCGACTTCCGGGTCGTCGACCAAGTGCTCGACGACCCGGAGGTCCGGTCGATGCTGGACTTCGGAGAGCCGATCGCGGTGCTGTTCTTCGCGGTCCTGCACTTCGTGCCGGACGCCGACGACCCGGTCAGTATCGTGTCGAGCTACGTCGACCGGCTGCCCCGCGGCAGCTACCTGGCGATCTCGCACGCGTGCAGCGACGACGTCCAGGAATCCACCCGGGAAGCGGCAGAGATGTACAGCGAGCGCATCGGCGGCTTCCACATGCGGCCGAAGGCGCAAATCGCGGCGATGTTCGGCGACCTGGAGATGCTCGAACCCGGCCTGGTGGACCTGACGGAATGGCGGCCGGACTCCCCGGAGATGCCGCCCGGCGGCAAGCCCTGGACCGGCCCCGGCGGGGTCGGCCGGAAGCACTAG
- a CDS encoding ferredoxin, with translation MRIEADLDRCVGAGQCVLTEPALFDQNDEDGRVVLLATEVDDGDDSAVAAVREAVHVCPSGALSLVDDR, from the coding sequence ATGCGGATCGAGGCGGATCTGGACCGCTGCGTGGGCGCGGGCCAGTGCGTACTGACCGAACCGGCGTTGTTCGACCAGAACGACGAGGACGGCCGGGTGGTGCTGCTGGCGACCGAGGTCGACGACGGCGACGACAGCGCGGTGGCCGCGGTGCGGGAGGCGGTGCACGTCTGCCCGTCGGGCGCCCTGTCGTTGGTCGACGATCGGTAG
- a CDS encoding cytochrome P450 — translation MSEQAVDPAAYPKVRTCPFAPEPEYAELRAKAPVTKVPMAGGGTAWLVTRHEHFRQVLGDPRMSSDLRHPGYPQLSPGQRAIADTMAPSMIGLDGPEHAAARRAVLGEFTVRRIEAIRPRIQQIVDDCIDEMLAAPRPVDLVRALSLPVPSLVICELLGVPYADHDFFQERSSRILRRTTSAESRGAAVEEIQAYLDGLVTAKEHEPTDDLIGRQIRKQREVGEADHDALVLMAFLLLVAGHDTSASMISLGVLALLENPDQLAEIVADPAKTLPAVEELLRYFTIIEAATSRTAVEDVEIGGVLIRAGEGVVALGSSANHDPEVFDRPDELDINRNARGHVAFGFGPHQCLGQNLARLELQIVFDTLFRRLPGLRLAVDVDDLPFKSDANIYGIYEMPVTW, via the coding sequence ATGTCCGAACAAGCTGTTGACCCGGCGGCCTACCCGAAAGTTCGCACCTGCCCGTTCGCACCCGAACCGGAATACGCCGAACTGCGCGCCAAAGCGCCGGTCACCAAGGTCCCGATGGCGGGTGGCGGAACCGCCTGGCTGGTCACCCGGCACGAGCACTTCCGCCAGGTGCTCGGCGATCCGCGGATGAGTTCCGACTTGCGCCATCCCGGATACCCGCAGCTCTCGCCCGGCCAGCGGGCCATCGCCGACACCATGGCCCCGTCGATGATCGGGTTGGACGGGCCCGAGCACGCCGCGGCCCGACGCGCCGTGCTCGGCGAGTTCACCGTGCGGCGGATCGAGGCGATCCGACCGCGCATCCAGCAGATCGTCGACGACTGCATCGACGAGATGCTCGCCGCGCCCCGCCCGGTGGACCTGGTGCGGGCGCTGTCGCTGCCGGTGCCGTCGCTGGTGATCTGCGAGCTGCTGGGCGTGCCCTACGCCGACCACGACTTCTTCCAGGAGCGAAGCAGCCGGATCCTGCGGAGGACGACCTCCGCCGAGAGCCGCGGCGCCGCGGTCGAGGAAATCCAGGCCTACCTGGACGGGTTGGTGACCGCGAAGGAGCACGAGCCCACCGACGACCTGATCGGCAGGCAGATCCGCAAGCAGCGCGAAGTCGGCGAGGCCGACCACGACGCGCTCGTGCTGATGGCGTTCCTGTTGCTGGTCGCCGGGCACGACACGAGCGCGAGCATGATCTCGCTGGGCGTCCTGGCGCTGCTGGAGAACCCGGACCAGCTGGCGGAGATCGTCGCCGACCCGGCCAAGACGCTGCCCGCCGTCGAGGAGCTGCTGCGCTACTTCACCATCATCGAGGCGGCGACCTCGCGCACCGCGGTGGAGGACGTCGAGATCGGCGGCGTGCTGATCCGGGCGGGGGAGGGTGTTGTCGCGCTGGGCAGCTCGGCCAACCACGACCCCGAGGTGTTCGACCGGCCCGACGAACTGGACATCAACCGCAACGCCCGTGGGCACGTTGCGTTCGGCTTCGGCCCGCACCAGTGCCTGGGGCAGAACCTGGCGCGGCTGGAGCTGCAGATCGTTTTCGACACGTTGTTCCGGAGACTGCCAGGGCTGCGGCTGGCCGTCGACGTCGACGACCTACCGTTCAAGTCCGACGCGAACATCTACGGTATCTACGAAATGCCCGTGACCTGGTGA
- a CDS encoding VOC family protein — protein MLRPVHFEIHAGDVDSARTFYSTVFGWRFQQWGDEQYWLILTGEGPGIDGGLLPRKGPEPSDETPIAAFATTVEVADVEAMLSIVETAGGRVAMPKTALTGMGWVAYCRDTEGNIFGMFQADDLAS, from the coding sequence ATGCTGCGTCCCGTGCACTTCGAGATCCACGCGGGAGACGTGGACAGCGCCCGCACGTTCTACTCGACCGTGTTCGGCTGGCGGTTCCAGCAGTGGGGCGACGAGCAGTACTGGTTGATCTTGACCGGTGAGGGCCCAGGCATCGACGGCGGCTTGCTGCCCCGCAAGGGCCCCGAGCCCTCCGACGAAACGCCGATCGCGGCGTTCGCGACGACCGTGGAAGTGGCCGACGTCGAAGCCATGCTGTCGATCGTGGAAACCGCCGGCGGCCGGGTGGCGATGCCCAAGACCGCCCTGACCGGCATGGGCTGGGTGGCCTACTGCCGGGACACCGAGGGCAACATCTTCGGCATGTTCCAGGCCGACGACCTGGCGAGCTGA